A genomic region of Streptomyces rimosus contains the following coding sequences:
- a CDS encoding sugar phosphate isomerase/epimerase family protein, producing the protein MRYAFSTLGVPGMPVGEVVRLAAGAGFGGVELRAHPEEQVHPRIGLRERATVREQFAEAGVEILAVSGYARVAAAHDERGEEELAAELTELVVLASDLGAQFVRVFPGGGDRPVGEADADAARHLAAVAPFAAERDVRVLLETHDSHPRGADAARVLGPVGHRNIGALWDVLHPWLAGEEPVDTYAGLAPYLGFVQVKDVASTEDTAPLPLGAGTVPLADCIGALARAQWDGWLCWEYEKRWYPRAADLPGLLSSGREYLERLVASATP; encoded by the coding sequence ATGCGATATGCGTTCTCGACACTCGGAGTGCCCGGGATGCCGGTGGGCGAGGTCGTGCGGCTGGCGGCCGGCGCCGGATTCGGCGGGGTGGAGCTGCGGGCTCATCCCGAGGAACAGGTGCATCCACGCATCGGCCTGCGGGAACGGGCCACGGTGCGCGAACAGTTCGCCGAGGCCGGGGTGGAGATCCTCGCGGTGTCCGGATACGCGCGGGTGGCCGCGGCCCATGACGAACGCGGGGAGGAGGAGCTGGCGGCGGAGCTGACCGAGCTGGTCGTGCTGGCTTCGGACCTGGGCGCGCAGTTTGTTCGGGTGTTCCCCGGCGGTGGTGACCGCCCCGTCGGCGAAGCCGATGCGGACGCGGCCCGGCACCTGGCCGCGGTCGCGCCGTTCGCGGCGGAGCGGGACGTACGCGTCCTCCTGGAGACGCACGACTCACATCCCCGGGGCGCCGACGCGGCACGCGTACTGGGCCCTGTGGGCCACCGGAACATCGGTGCGCTGTGGGACGTGCTCCACCCATGGCTCGCCGGCGAGGAGCCGGTCGACACGTACGCCGGGCTCGCCCCGTATCTCGGCTTCGTGCAGGTCAAGGACGTCGCCTCCACCGAGGACACCGCTCCTTTGCCGCTCGGCGCCGGGACGGTTCCGCTGGCCGACTGCATCGGTGCGCTGGCTCGTGCGCAGTGGGACGGCTGGCTGTGCTGGGAGTACGAGAAGCGCTGGTATCCGCGAGCCGCCGACCTGCCCGGGCTGCTCAGCTCGGGGCGCGAGTACCTGGAGCGGCTGGTGGCTTCGGCAACCCCCTGA